ttagCTTTCAGTAACCTAATTATAATGGGTTTGGAGGGGATTTGAGTTTTTGTATTTGAGAATTTCCCAGCTTCTTGAATCTATACATCTTTGTCTTTAGCTAAATCTAGGGAGTTTCCAACCATTATTTCCTAGAATACGTTCTCAGTCTcatactctttttctctccttctagaaCTCTGATATGAATGTTAAATCTTTTGTTATTATCCTACAAATCTCAGaggctttgttaattttttttcagtctcttttctctctgttcttctgagtaaatattatttaatttcattggAATTTACTGTGATTCTATCCCCCATCTACACTCTAGGGCCATCCAACAGGggttttttactattattactgttattattagtagtattgtTATTATCAgtcctataattttctttctttcttttttttttttttaaataggctccatgcccagtgtggagcccaacatggggcttgaactcacaaccctgagatcaagacctgagctgagatcaagggttggatgcttaaccaactgagccacccagacatccctccaTTTGGTTTTTATAACTTCTGTTTCTTagcttagatttttattttttacatgttttgGGAGAATTTGTAATTGACtactaaattatttttctggCACCTGCTTTAAAATCCACATCAGATACTTCCAACATCTTATTTACCTCAGTATTGGCATCAGTTGATTGTCTTTCCTCATGGAGATTGTAGTTCTCCTGGGTTTTGGTATGGTAAGTAATTTTGTTTGTATTCAGACCTTTTGATTATTATGTTAGGGGACTCTTGATcctatttaattcttttattttagcaaGTAGTCCACTTATTTATGTTTAGAGTGTAGAGTCTCACCTACTTTCATTGTTTCAATAACAATTTAGTTTTCAGAGTCCTTGCAGTACTATTCTAGTCTTCTGGAGCTTCCTCATAACCCCTGCTGCCAGCAACATATATGGGAGTAGAACAGGCTTCTCTAGGCTGCTTTGCATCCCTAGGTCGTCATTTGTGGAGGGGTGCAGTGGGCCGGAATCTATTTATGTCACTGGGTGTATAAAGGTTGATGTTGTCCTTGTGGGTGTCTGTCTGCAAGCTGATCCCCTGGTTAGAAAGTAGGGTTTAGGATGGTCAAAGTCTTCTTGCTGTCACAACTTCTAACAAAATGGATAGTCAGCCCTGTATTGTGAAGCAGGAGGTTTGGGCTCCTCACTAGGTCTTTGTTGTGCTTCTTCTTTCCCTGTATTTGGATGGAGAGAACAGAttattcttgagattttttttttttttttttttttttgcctatgcgTATTGATGGTTCCAGATTGCAGGCCTTTCTTGGTCTCAAGTTCAGAGTATATGTGAGATGAACACAACACTAGGAAACTCCCCACATTGTCCTTGAAACACTGTAGTCTCTAGTCATTTTGCCTACTTCCTTCAAGCTTTCAGAGTTCTTTTATTATCTGCTAGAAAATTTTCAGGGTATTTAGTTGTATTTAtagaagaagagcagaaaaaaGTGAGTCTACACAATCTTGTTCTAGAAATGgagatttttaacttcttttatcCTGCATGTGGAACATATCTATAAGAAATGTGTACATATGAGGTACAGCATCACCATGGAAGTTCATCAATAGTTTCTGCTGATAGAAATGAGCCAAGGCTAAAGTTATCTGTGAAGTAACCACAATTCCACCCCCTCACTGATCCATAACCTATAGCAGGTAACACTAGATTATAATCAACCTTACAGTGAAATGGTTGTAGGACAAGTTTCTTACCTTGAGAAGTATTTAAACCATGTCCTTAATAGTTTTGCCTCATAATATTATTGTGTGGATATAGCAGTGTTTGGTACAGTTGCTAGTACAGAGGACTCAGTAAACTATTAGTTAGTACTGCTCATTATTATCTCAGCAGAATCTATTTGTTCCAGGAACTAAATTACCTGTCCTCATAGAACATTTTAAttggaataaaaaagataatggtCCATTAAACAAGTATATGAACAAAGTAATATTGAATAATATGACTTTCCATACAGAGAATAGGGAGTGGGAGGCTACTTTGATTTGGCACGGAAAGTCTCTCTGAGGAGAGGATTTTTAAGCTAAGATCTGAATGACAACAAGAAGTCAACCATGAAAATGGTCATGGGAAGAGCATTTCTGTAAGGAGGGACAACTAGAACAAAGACTGTAGGAATACTGTGGCACAGTCAAGAAACAGAAAGGCTAGGGTGGCCGCTGAGGAGTGGCTTAAAGCAAGAACAGTTCAACATGACAACAATGACATAAATAGGGACCATGTCTTATAGCTCCAGGTAGGAATTTGGGGGTTATTATAAAGATCAGGGAAGCCACTAGAGAATTGCTATTATTGGCAAGACCTAATTCTAaggaatttattctaagaaaCACAGACATAAACATAAGCAGAGTTCCTAGCAGATGAACACAACGTTCCTCTTTAGAGTCTGACTGAAAGATTCATTAATTTGCAAGCTTACCAAAACTCTACACTGGTTTTCATCTTAACAGAAACATGGATTTGGATTGCTTATTATACTGTCTGGTATAAGGAATAATTCATATAATTTTAGGGAATATTCACTGATCATGCTTCCTTTTGTTTCAGTTTATGATAAAATGACTAATATGTATTGAGGATTTGTTATTACACTAGTAGATCTTTATTCCAGTTGGAGCCTCTGTGGAGATGTCAGAATCTAAGATGCTTTGAGGACGAAAGGAAATGGTATCCACCAGATAATAGTACATATATGAAAGTTGTCCTAGATCCTCTTCAGCATAACCTGCATTTTAATAAATTGGTATGGCTAAATTAATTAGATGTAGTCCTCCTTCCAGACAAACAATATCCTTCTCAATgccaatgattttaaaattataaaccagGATTTTCCTAGAGTCCACaaatagaagaaagaatttaTATCCAGGCCTCTCCTTTTTGTAGGAATTTATTTTACTGTCTTTAAGAAATTCCTGAATAATTCAGTTCATACTAACCAGAAACATTCATGACATGTAAGCAtagtattttcaaattataattgTTCCATTACTGAGCAatcatcttggttttttttttccagatatgaATGAAGCAGAAGCAGAACACATTCTGAACAGCTGTAAGTTTGAGAATATCACTGCAATGTTTGCAAATCAAATTCCAGAAGTCAAAATACTGCTAGAGTTTCTCTATCCCCATGTTTACTATTTCTCCAAACTATATAATATCTCTGAATGGATGCGTGACTTAACTCTCCATGATCGGAAAAATTACTACTAATAATTGGGAATGTTTATGTGAGAATAACTTGTTATTCCTCACAGGAAGTTTCAATGATTTCTTTTAACAATTCCCTATcattttatcatatttctttttatttggctCACTTTGTTAAATTAGAAAAACTTGCTTAGAATTAAATGACACCCATTAATGTTAATATGTGAATTTTGACACTTAAGTTTTAGTAGGGTAATTGTTATAATATTAGACAagcattttaagtgtacaaatgGTATTTTTCTGCAAAAAATAGTGTACTTTTGACACAAAAAATTTGTCATATATCACTGGAATACATCGTCACACATAAGAAAATGACCtagaaagatatataaaataataaataaatttaaaaaaaaaaaaccttaagctGAAGTTGCTTTAAATGTACCAGGGAGGACATTAAATAGTTTACTTTTTCAAGTCAATACTTTTTCAATGTGAATAATCACTATTTTAGTATATAATTtcaattaactttttaaaggcAGGGCAAACCTATTAATGTTTCCATCTTTAACTATGTGCCAACACACCCACACATGTTTATAACTCTGGTTATAAATAACCATCTTATAGCTATAtttgtgagcatagcataatgctTAGAAAAGTTGAATCTCTGTGTAAtttacctaaaactaatgtaacactctGTGTCAGCTAAAAtagacaagtaaaataaaataaaatattaataaaattttattaaaataaaaatattaataaaataaaaaataaaataaaataaaataaatattaataaataactaTCTTGTTTCCTTCTGACAGGTtgtggaagagggagggaatTTCCATCTATGGAAAGAATTGCTGATGGTTATCCTGCAAAGAAAGCTGATTGGCCATGGCAAGCCAGCCTGCAAATGGACGGCATCCATTTCTGTGGAGCTTCTTTGATCAGTGAGGAGTGGCTCCTGACCGCTGCTCACTGCTTTGACATGTAAGTCCTCAGTCTGTACTAACAGGAGCACCAATTTCGCTTTCCTTTCTCACCTTCATTTCCTATAATTCTCGtccctttttcattcttttttttcaaagattatttatttacttatttgacagagagagcatgagcagggggagtggtgactccccactaagcaggaacctgatatgggctccatcccagaccccaaAACCCCCATAACctcgagattatgacctgagccaaaggcacatgctttcattcttttatgaGCATCTTAGTCTCCCACAGGAACTCATGATTGTGAAGCAGGCTTAGGAACAGATGATAGTTACTGAAGAAGAGTAGAGAAGTTAAAGAAATCTTCATTTCCAACTGAAAATATATTCCCCAGAATATATTTTCCTAACTTTAAGAACAAGTCAATACTGTCAAAAGTTAAACACACTCAGCAGTTTTCCTAGGatatattgagatttttttttaaaaaactctgctAATACAGTATCTGAACCCACGAATTTTAAAAACTCTGCTAATACAGTATCTGAACCCATCAGATTATCCCACAAGACTATCTTTAGGATtgcaatttttaatcttttttgaagatttaacaTATGGGCTATATGGAGATAATAAAGAGATAGTAATGACTAGGGAAATTCATAAAATATGGGAAAATATTCTGGGTAAAATgttaactaaaaagaaaagataaggaaacaaTATACAAGGTGTGACTCCAGTATAACACCTTTCActcccctcttcccttttctccctctctttttcccccttcatagCTATATGGACATTTATATAACTGAACGCATATGAAGGTATACATGTGTGTGAATATGTACCTatgtctaatttttatttatttatagtctcTCCAACAAATCTGTATTACCTTTATATCTAAAATAGCAATAATACTTTGTTCCCTTTAGAAAATACAAACTCCCCCTCAAAGGAAGTAACTTAAGCTACCTTAGAATGGGGGCATTAGGATCAgctaaatgaaagaaagcagtccgggggtgggggggagtgaaGCCTCAAATAAGGTGGAAAGACCCACCAATTACCACCTTAAACAATTTGCCCTTCTACCACCCCTATGCCTCATGCTGATTCAGAGTCCTGGGCAACTTTAGATCAGAAATGAATCAACCATAATCCTTTTCATCTGTGATCAGTTACAAAAACCCCAAACTCTGGATGGCTAGTTTTGGAACAACTCTCAACCCCCCACTGATGAGAAGAAAGATCCAATCAATCATCATTCATGAAAACTACGCTGCCCATAAGCACGAAGACGACATCGCTGTGGTGAAGCTCTCCACCCCTGTCCTATTTTCCAATGATGTGGGCAGAGTCTGTCTCCCAGATGCTACTTTTGAAGTCTTGCCTCAGAGTTCAGTGTTTGTCACTGGATGGGGAGCATTAAAAGTTAATGGTGAgtatctcagttaaaaaaaaaaaaaaagctaagcaaAAAATGCAAACCTATCTTCCATTTGAATGgagatgtaaaataaaattgaaaatcacATATTGAAAATCACATATTGAAAATTGAAAATCACATAATATTGAAATAAGAGATGAAATCAATCGATTTTCAATCAATATGAAAATCAAATATTGAAAATCACATAATATTGAAAATAAGAGATGAAATCAAGATCTCCCTTGGAAAATATCACGAAACAGCACATAGAAAAATCTAGATATGGTGACTTTCGGAAACTTTGGCTAGAACTATTACACGGCATCTATGTTTAATGCCTTCTTTATGGGTTACTTTGGAAGTTAGTTAtaactttcttttcaaaaattattcaagcatattttttcacattccttctttctgtgtctgtcttcATATGCAGAGATTCTGCTATGGCTGCATGAATCTTAAAGTATGTGATTTGTGAGCAGTAATGATGATAAACTTCTGTAATGTGTCAAGCAGCTAAACAAAAACAGCCttacacaattattttaaatggcatGTATGATGCTAAATATTAAATTGTGGCCCCTCCAATCCACGTAACTTTGGAGGAGTTTTTTTGCCTCGGATTTATAAAGTTCACGAGTACAACATTTTACCACATTTACTAACACATAATAAAGTGCAAAGATAGATCTTTAGATCCTGATGTGAGTCTCCAGTTTCTACCTCTTAGGTGATCAACCTGCACATAGTCTAATCTGCATCTGAATTTCTGACTCTTGCTCCAGACTCTTGCTAAAAAGTTATAGTCTGATTTATGTACTTCCTCCAAGTATAGCTTTTATCTACTGAGTCTTTGTCACTTCATTTTTATAGAAATCTGCTTGCCTTCCATATGTACTTCAAAATTCTGAGACTGGGTCCAGATTTTTGTACTATCATTATAATCTGAAAATTCTTTTCCTCATCTCTGGGGGGTCTGCCTTGTTTTgtaagtacacaacctaaccctacacctaaaggagcttgagaaagaacaagaaagaaaccctaaacccagcaggagaagagaaatcataaagatcagagcagaaatcaatgaaatagaaaccaaaaaaacaatagaacaaatcaacgaaactagaagctcgttctttgaaagaattaataagattgataaacccctggccagacttatcaaaaaaaaagagaaaggacccaaataaataaaatcatgagtgaaagaggagagatcacaactaacgccatagaaaaacagacaattataagaacatactatgagcaactctatgccaacaaatttgacaatctggaagaaatggatgcattcctagagacgtataaactaccacaactgaaccaggagggTTTTAAATATGTAATTCTGAACTCTACAGTTCACTCCAATAGCTTCCATTGACTAAAATTTGAATGGGACAAAGCACTATCATAACTGATTACATTAATTACTTTGTAGCTCACAATAAAAATGTGAGATAGgtatcattttctcattttacatgtgagTAAAATGAAGCTTACTACGATTAAGTAAATTGCACAGGGCTAAATAGCACATAAATTGTGCGGTGTTCAAACTCCTCTATGTGCTGCCTCCAAGACCAGAGTCTTTAGCACAGAATTGCCCTGACTAGTTGATCAAACTGACAgccctgccctccttcctcttctcaatTGTCTTTGAAACTGTTATAAACAGAGCACCCATCTTTATATGAAGGACTAACAGTGTTTAAATTTGCTACACTTGTTCTATgcatgaatcattgaatactacactaaaaactaatgatgaactatatactggctaattgaatttaaattttttaaaagattaattaattaattttataaagttgTTAAGGGGTAATGAGAACATAATGACTAAAACCATACAATACACAATGAAATGGTACTTTTCATACAACAAATCAGTAAATGCATGGGTCATTAACAAAACACAATCTATTTCTTCTCCTGGTATTTGTTACTTACCCTGGAATTAGTCTGGATAGACATTTAAGATCGAAGTAGACATGGTCTTTCTCATGAAACAATAGCATTCCATCTACTCAGTATTAAAGTTACTTTCTGATAGTACAACATTGCTCTGTACTCCTCTTCCTAAAGGATTCTCAATTCCTGGTATCGCTGTATCCTTTTTAGAGTGAAGTGGCAGATTTCCAGGTAAGGTAAGGTGAACTACCACAGATCATCACAGGTGGTGAGAAATGctctcatttaaatttaatttaaatctaaTGTTTAAATCTAATATTATTACACATTTAACTATGTGATTGTAGCAAGAATCATAACTGGGTaagctttggttttctcatctgaaaatgaaaatattcttttttttttaagattattatatatttgacagaaagagatcacaagtaggcagaggggcaggcagagagagaggaggaagcaggctccttgctgagcagagagcccgatgtggggctccatcccaggaccctgagatcatgaccagagctgaaggcagaggctttaacccactgagccacccaggcacccctaaaaagaaaatattcttatctATCTTTGTTGGTTATTGCAAGGATTAAGTAAGACAGTGGAAGTAAATGTGCCAAGAATGGTACCTAGCACCTAGAAGACACATAAGAAATAGAATTTGAACCTGAGCACTGTCACTAAGCACAGAGTCAACTTCAAGACATATTTTATCACTGATCCATCCTTTTTAAGATACAACAATTAACTATCATAAGCAACAATGTGAAGATTCTtcatctattaatttttttttcttctctaggtCCCTTTCCCAATTCTCTGAGACAAGTTGAAGTAGAGATCATAAGTAATGATATATGTAATCAAGTTCATGTATATGGTGGTGCCGTATCATCAGGAATGATATGTGCTGGATTCTTAACAGGAAAACTAGATGCCTGTGAGGTAAGAATAGACTCAAATCCACAGAAATGAATTTGTTGACTAGAGGTGGCCATACTGACCATAACCAATGTCACTTCATATGACCCCCCAAAAATTAAGTtgtggaagagagaggagagtataaaaagaggaaataggagaactatgagaaatactCCTCTTTTAACACCCTCTTATTTTCCAAAACCATTTGTAAAAAATGACCATCAGTTGCAAATTAGAACTttaattggaggaaaaaaaaaactgggagcAGATAATGAAAACCAAGCCAGAAAATCACACAATCATTGCTTCAAGTCACAGTGGTAACCACTTAGTTATATAATCCCTACTACTTGTAAGGCACTGTGGAATGAGGTCTGCAGGTAACTCCATGGCCAACAGAAAATCATTTTACCAGTACTTAACCCTTTGATCTTTAGCAGTGTACATTCAGCTAGAATCGcactattaggaaaaaaatatatttatccacATTAATTCATATTAAAGTGTTACCTCACCAATTATATCtaaaaactaattaaataaatagCTTTTCCCCAAACCATACAGAAATTTAAGTGTTAAGCATTTAAGGAGAATATCAGTTTTAAATTCAGGCTACTTAAAAGACTAAAAgtaagaaactaaaataataaagatttgacATGGGTCCAACAGTTTAACAATTCTTGAAAGATTAGGAAATGTTTGAGAATTTGACACATACACCAGCTTTTTCCTAAATGTGAAGGTGGCACCATTGATCTGCCATTAGCTATCTGTAATgtgatataataaatattcattcacttatttattcaagggtggggttttttttgtaatttgcaAGATAATGTGGCAATTACTGAAggaaacataaatattaaaaaacctaCACTGAATCTATATGAATTTACAATCTAATAATATAGCACACAagtaacaaaaagaataaaatcctagGATTTGGTTACATGTTCTAGAATACAAGATCTCCTTCCACTCACTTTACTTCCTGAGGAGAAGCAGAAACAATAGGGTGGCCCACAATACAACTAATCAACTGGATCACATGACTCTTCAGCAGGAACATAAATCTGTATAAGAGCAGATGTTCTCTGCTGTTGGCCCATGCTCCCTTGCTTCCTTCACCAATAGCAGAGTAAAATACTGAGGACCTAAATTAGGATGTGGTCCTACAGGAAAGGAGCTGAGGAGCATGACTTTTAGTAAACCAGAGTTTTCATACTCTGTCCATTGATCCCTAAACGGTACTAAGAAGcatggaaagaaaagggaagggaactAAAAGCACAAGACCCCTGGACTGCTTCATACAGGATCATTgttcttataaaataaatctgtaaGGGACAgattgtctccacctggcctgacttgtCCTTGCACTCTGGGCACTGTCATCTCCCCCTGACCCGACctgtccttgtatttgggctctgtcatcagggactggttgaccatattttactggtttcccagacttgcttctaagtaagttcctcggggtgggggggcaggatcagtttaagttttactgtacaaacaacaaaatggctgttcaaccgagatggagtcgctctggctaagtaggcccttacataGTATCTTTGTATTCTGTCACTAAACCATCACAAATACAATAATGCAGAACTTCCAAATGCTTAATGTAGTCATTAGCAGCGCCCAGAGCAGAAATTCTTGGATATGTTAGAAGGTTGGGagaagctattttttaaatggagaaaaataacagaacatCTGTTTCTGTTATAATGTTTCATTTGAATGAAAAGTTCATTgctaaaagcttttaaaaatcatttgtctACACCTTAAGCTAAAGATATTAGGTAAGTCTCCCAGATTCACACACTTCAAACCAGTTCATGAGGGCTAGGGATTAAATCTTTATTCGGAAACAAAAGCCTGTCTGTAATAAATAATGCACATTTGCCTAGAGTGTCCTTTGCATTATATCTCTCCTCTTAAACCTATTACTACACAACAGTATAACATCCAGGACAGTTTCCTGTCAACTGGTGTGAGTGGTACAAGGTGAAATTCAAATTCAAGCAAGTGATTTTATCTAGTTAACAGTACAGGCATCACGGAGGTAACATCTAGTTGAGCCTTAAGGTCATCATTCATGTAGGAATTGTATACCTGAACTTAGGTTCAATTTGTGCTTCCTCTTTAGAtagaacaaaactaaaaactacACAAGATAAAACTGAAACCTTAGCTTTATTCACACTGCCTCCCAAATGAAGACATTTACACAGATAAGCAGAAGTtctaagataaaaacagagataataaGCAATACACTTACTCTTACATTAATACTAACAGTAAGTAAAAATAGAATTCATTTTACacaccttgattttaaaaattaatttagtaGGTATTCCCATGCTCATTAACTTGCACTTTTTACtccctttcatttgttttattgacAATGTACATTTCTTCTTCTCCAGGGTGATTCTGGAGGACCTCTGGTTATAGCACGTGATAGAAACATCTGGTATCTTATTGGAATAGTAAGCTGGGGAATagactgtggaaaaaaaaataagcctggaATTTATACCAAAGTGACTCGTTATCGGGACTGGATTAAATCTAAAACCAACATCTAATGCAACAATCACCTCTACGTGCGAAATGTAAATGTGGTCTCTAGCAAATTGTGTTGAGTATATGTTGTGATGTATACGGTCATTGAGTTCAAGATGCAAATAAGCATGATCTGACAATATTCCTCTTAAACATGAGGAAAGCATCTTGTTTTACATCATCTGAAGTGTTTTGCTAACCATGAGCGTACAAAATACTGTCAGCTCCACAAAGAGCTGCCATTGCTGCCAAATGTCTCTCATTATCTCCTTgtccttctttctgttcctagTATGTGCTACTCATTTTAGAATAATCCCGTTTAATCAGACAAGTGCCAATGGCTAagcattctctatttttttccctgacaAGGCAGGCTGCCCTTCCCTGACTCCACAGTTTGTATTTCCTTCACTAAATAATCCTCATTAAGAATCTATAGGCTCACAGTACCAAATAAATCAAGGTAATTCGTTTGGACCAAAGCGAACCCAGACGATGGAGAGGCACTAGAGGTGAAACAGGGATTTACGAGATGGCATTACTATGAGTCCTTTCCCCTTTGCCCTCAGATGCACAGGTACCTGTTtctgaaacttgaaaaaaattgacATATACATTTACACCCAGTTGTACAGATTGTATCGTTTTTTATTATGcccagttagccactgtatagtacatcaccagtttttgatgtagtgttcaatgattcattagttacgtgtaacacccagtgcatatcacaatacgtgccctccttagtacccaacACCCTGTTacctcctcccctcacccacccccaaaaccctctgtttgttccccagcgtccatagtctcccatggttcatctccctctctgatttcttcccattcaattttccctcccttcccctgtggccctccacgctattccttatgttccacatatgagtgaaaccatataataattgtctttctctgtttgacttcttcacttagcataatccccccagttccatccatgtcaatgcaaataaTGGGTATacatcctttctcatggctgaata
The DNA window shown above is from Neovison vison isolate M4711 chromosome 11, ASM_NN_V1, whole genome shotgun sequence and carries:
- the LOC122890173 gene encoding transmembrane protease serine 11G-like; the encoded protein is MSIIRNHGLFAKYESNANRRVTGDSENIVGFLFDFNTQLSLKRPAILGRRTSSLRPWMTALIVAAVVVVLAIIIGLLVYFLAFDQKFYYYQTSFQIPSIKYNPDFSAEHSKMRRDLKQKVNNEIENIFRRSSLNHHYIKSHVVDFSSSHDGLKTDVLLKFQFASNHADTVKRQADNILHQKLKSNESFLKIDTSLPYLKDMNEAEAEHILNSCCGRGREFPSMERIADGYPAKKADWPWQASLQMDGIHFCGASLISEEWLLTAAHCFDIYKNPKLWMASFGTTLNPPLMRRKIQSIIIHENYAAHKHEDDIAVVKLSTPVLFSNDVGRVCLPDATFEVLPQSSVFVTGWGALKVNGPFPNSLRQVEVEIISNDICNQVHVYGGAVSSGMICAGFLTGKLDACEGDSGGPLVIARDRNIWYLIGIVSWGIDCGKKNKPGIYTKVTRYRDWIKSKTNI